The following proteins are co-located in the Microcystis wesenbergii NRERC-220 genome:
- a CDS encoding site-specific DNA-methyltransferase gives MINSSVNLAERLLEINNLDRELFNYFQDKLLYSEQLSRTLVSFQGNKNQPVYRWYKYKEGFSVDLIVYLLEKYGIKQGKILDLFAGSGTTLFAAAARGLSADGIELLPIGQELIITRQILENGLNSDDIHRLEYWSNHSLWQQVDYKVKLLELPITQGAYPQENQACIESYLGLIAQENERVQAILKFALLSILESISYTRKDGQYLRWDYRSGKQQGKNIFDKGKILDFKIALHSKLREILADLEPSQQQLELFSRDYPRGKIQLYQGSCLEILPEISSEKYDSIITSPPYCNRYDYTRIYALELALLGIDQLQLKQLRQQMLSCTVENKPKELLKINEHWSPAIAITDRQKLLESILGYLEELKSSKALNNHGIPRMIRGYFLEMSCLIYECFRVMKSSGIFCMINDNVRYAGASISVDLILSKIAEEIGFKVENILVVPQGKGNSSQQMGCHGRESLRKCIYVWRKP, from the coding sequence ATGATTAATAGTTCAGTTAATCTAGCAGAAAGATTGTTAGAAATTAACAATCTTGATCGAGAATTATTTAATTATTTTCAAGACAAATTACTTTATTCTGAGCAATTATCTCGTACCCTAGTGAGTTTTCAAGGTAATAAGAACCAACCGGTTTATCGCTGGTATAAATATAAAGAGGGTTTTTCCGTTGATCTGATAGTTTATCTTCTAGAAAAATATGGTATCAAACAAGGAAAAATACTAGACCTTTTCGCCGGCAGCGGAACAACTTTGTTTGCGGCGGCGGCCAGGGGTTTATCAGCAGATGGAATAGAACTATTGCCGATTGGACAGGAATTAATTATTACTAGACAAATTTTAGAAAATGGCTTAAATAGTGATGATATACATCGTCTAGAGTACTGGTCTAACCATAGCCTTTGGCAACAGGTAGATTACAAAGTTAAGTTATTAGAATTACCAATTACTCAAGGAGCATATCCCCAAGAAAATCAGGCTTGTATAGAAAGTTACTTAGGGTTGATTGCCCAAGAGAATGAGCGAGTGCAAGCGATCTTAAAATTTGCCTTACTTTCTATTCTCGAATCAATTAGCTATACTAGAAAAGATGGTCAATACCTCCGTTGGGATTATCGTTCTGGTAAACAACAGGGCAAAAATATATTTGACAAAGGAAAAATTTTAGACTTTAAAATTGCCCTACATAGCAAGTTACGAGAAATTCTCGCAGATTTAGAGCCTAGTCAGCAACAATTGGAACTTTTTTCTAGAGATTATCCTCGGGGAAAAATTCAACTATATCAAGGTTCTTGTCTTGAGATTTTGCCAGAGATTTCCTCAGAAAAATACGATTCTATTATTACTTCTCCTCCTTATTGTAATCGCTATGATTATACTCGTATCTACGCTTTAGAATTGGCTCTATTGGGAATAGATCAACTACAATTAAAACAATTACGTCAACAAATGCTTAGTTGCACTGTTGAAAATAAACCCAAAGAGTTACTAAAAATAAATGAACATTGGTCGCCAGCCATTGCCATAACTGATCGTCAAAAATTATTAGAGAGTATCCTGGGTTATTTAGAGGAATTAAAATCAAGCAAGGCCTTAAATAACCATGGTATTCCTCGGATGATTAGAGGGTATTTTCTGGAAATGTCTTGTCTAATTTATGAATGCTTTCGGGTTATGAAATCCTCGGGTATTTTCTGTATGATTAATGATAACGTGCGCTATGCGGGAGCTAGTATTTCTGTAGATTTAATTTTGTCAAAAATTGCCGAAGAAATTGGATTTAAAGTAGAAAATATTTTAGTAGTTCCTCAGGGAAAAGGTAATAGTAGTCAGCAAATGGGATGTCATGGTAGAGAATCTTTAAGAAAATGTATTTATGTGTGGAGAAAGCCTTAA
- a CDS encoding ACT domain-containing protein, with protein sequence MDKKAQKTDNSAILYFDGGSRGNPGRAAGAAVIVLAEGNSLTTTRYMERATNNEAEYTGLIIGLEKAQELGLKSLEIRGDSQLVINQVKGDWKVKSDSLRPFYQRTCQLVAQFDRISWCWIERAKNSLADAAANHCMDAAKKSPEKPKEGETNLDILLQSLKPILNTEEFVFSSLTATGLEQLQLTPICQFQEEEGITVIIPRQQADRTGLQYKYIYRQITLSVHSSLAAVGFLAVISEKLSEAAISVNVISGYYHDHLFIPRDRVTEAMAILEEISRS encoded by the coding sequence ATGGATAAAAAAGCTCAAAAAACCGATAATTCAGCAATTCTCTATTTTGATGGTGGTTCTCGCGGCAATCCGGGGAGAGCAGCAGGTGCAGCGGTAATAGTTTTAGCCGAGGGTAATTCCTTGACTACGACTAGATATATGGAGAGAGCCACTAATAACGAGGCCGAATACACGGGATTGATTATTGGATTGGAAAAAGCCCAAGAATTAGGCTTAAAAAGCCTAGAAATTCGCGGAGATAGTCAATTAGTCATCAATCAAGTTAAGGGAGACTGGAAGGTAAAAAGCGATAGTTTACGTCCCTTTTATCAGCGTACTTGTCAATTAGTCGCCCAATTCGATCGCATTAGCTGGTGCTGGATTGAACGAGCTAAAAATAGTTTGGCTGACGCTGCTGCCAATCATTGTATGGATGCGGCGAAAAAATCGCCAGAAAAACCGAAGGAAGGCGAAACTAATCTCGATATTCTGCTCCAATCCCTGAAACCAATCCTCAATACCGAAGAATTCGTTTTCTCTTCCCTAACAGCAACAGGACTAGAACAGCTACAATTAACCCCTATCTGCCAATTTCAGGAAGAGGAAGGCATAACGGTGATTATTCCCCGTCAGCAGGCTGATCGCACAGGATTACAGTACAAATATATTTATAGACAAATTACTCTTTCTGTGCATTCTAGTTTAGCGGCGGTGGGATTTTTAGCGGTGATTAGTGAGAAACTGTCCGAAGCGGCAATTAGCGTCAATGTCATTTCCGGTTATTATCACGATCATTTATTTATCCCTAGGGATAGGGTGACAGAAGCGATGGCTATTCTCGAAGAAATTAGCCGCTCATAA
- a CDS encoding type II restriction endonuclease yields MYLCVEKALMEKPYLLHLNQSCDLETTYEAIRSGFIALALEKNQRATPLIAEARTLKIIAQTVNNPRDLLNIPDIQAALLTASGISDKAKNYLHSQDKVEAIQELIVNFLEPAGTNFVEELVYRFLLIRGDTLGGIMRNAGGSLAQSKFTRSLLATLRVAGIAYDWLNSSNNQWREAEEMTPNLEILVRGVSWLNNSQPRTIIYNVNVPIVNNNNIDLCLLKCDSTQLANQKIKKQTLQSADLYIALGELKGGIDPAGADEHWKTARTALQRIDDAFRKISKHPYTFFIGAAIETKMAREIYQQLETKKLTNAANLTNDNQLVSIMRWLCHL; encoded by the coding sequence ATGTATTTATGTGTGGAGAAAGCCTTAATGGAAAAACCCTATCTCTTGCATTTAAACCAAAGTTGTGATTTGGAGACTACCTATGAAGCTATCCGTTCAGGATTTATTGCTCTAGCCTTAGAAAAAAATCAGAGAGCTACTCCTTTAATTGCAGAAGCAAGAACCTTAAAAATTATTGCACAAACCGTAAACAATCCTAGAGATTTACTAAACATCCCAGATATTCAAGCGGCTTTATTAACTGCATCGGGAATTTCTGATAAGGCTAAAAATTATTTACATTCCCAAGACAAGGTAGAAGCAATTCAAGAATTAATTGTCAATTTTCTGGAACCTGCGGGGACTAATTTTGTCGAGGAGTTAGTCTATAGATTTCTATTGATTCGGGGTGACACTTTAGGAGGAATCATGAGAAACGCGGGTGGCTCCTTAGCTCAAAGTAAATTTACTCGTTCTCTATTAGCAACTTTAAGAGTAGCAGGGATTGCTTATGATTGGCTCAATTCTAGTAATAATCAATGGAGAGAAGCTGAAGAAATGACACCTAATCTAGAAATCTTGGTTAGAGGTGTTAGCTGGTTAAATAACAGCCAACCAAGAACAATAATTTATAATGTCAATGTTCCCATTGTTAATAACAACAATATTGATTTGTGCCTTTTAAAATGTGATTCGACGCAATTAGCTAATCAAAAAATCAAAAAACAAACCTTACAATCTGCTGATTTATACATTGCTTTGGGAGAATTGAAAGGTGGGATTGATCCCGCAGGAGCAGATGAACATTGGAAAACTGCTCGTACTGCTTTGCAGAGAATTGATGATGCTTTTAGAAAAATCTCTAAGCATCCTTATACTTTTTTTATCGGCGCTGCTATTGAAACAAAAATGGCTAGGGAAATTTATCAGCAATTAGAGACGAAAAAACTCACCAATGCCGCTAACTTAACCAATGATAATCAACTGGTTTCAATTATGCGTTGGCTATGCCATCTTTAA
- a CDS encoding AI-2E family transporter, translating to MIELFKQLPRWLRLSLVFPLLFLNGWLLFQLFSYLEPLVSIFVTASLLAFVLDVPIKLLQRRGVNRSGSIAIVFLIALLILIVLGLILIPQIVEQLSSLINSLPQWIESGTEQIQNLEKWDKTQKYAIYIEQSITQLSERLTNVLQTLSTQLLSFVLGTINSILNILFVLVLTVFLVLYGEQIWEGIFSWIPAPWNFKLRTIIRQTFETYFAGQTILAGILSLAQIFVFVVLKVDYALLFGVAIGLTTLIPFASAFTIIGISTLLMFQDFWLGLKVLTLTIIVGQINDNVIAPRLMGGMIGLNPVWIILSLFIGGKVAGILGLLIAVPIASVLKSTIDIIRSQQREKEPVVFLEETVKNSSEEGK from the coding sequence ATGATAGAGCTTTTTAAGCAACTACCTCGTTGGTTGCGGCTAAGTCTAGTTTTTCCGCTCTTATTTCTCAATGGTTGGTTATTATTCCAATTATTTAGCTATCTAGAACCCTTAGTCAGTATTTTTGTCACTGCTAGTTTACTAGCTTTTGTCTTAGATGTTCCCATCAAACTGCTGCAAAGACGCGGGGTTAATCGCAGTGGTTCGATCGCTATTGTCTTTTTAATTGCCCTATTAATTTTGATTGTTTTAGGTTTAATTTTAATTCCCCAGATTGTCGAGCAATTAAGCAGTTTAATCAATAGTTTGCCCCAGTGGATCGAGTCGGGAACCGAACAGATACAAAATTTAGAAAAGTGGGATAAAACTCAGAAATATGCGATTTATATCGAGCAATCAATCACCCAGTTATCGGAACGACTAACCAATGTTTTACAAACTCTTAGCACGCAATTACTCAGCTTTGTGCTGGGAACTATCAACAGTATCCTAAACATTCTCTTTGTTCTGGTTCTAACTGTCTTTCTGGTTCTCTATGGCGAACAAATTTGGGAGGGAATTTTTAGCTGGATTCCTGCTCCCTGGAATTTCAAATTAAGAACGATTATTCGTCAAACTTTTGAAACCTATTTTGCTGGTCAAACCATTTTAGCGGGAATTCTCAGCCTTGCTCAAATTTTTGTTTTTGTGGTTCTCAAGGTTGATTATGCCCTATTATTCGGGGTGGCGATCGGTCTAACTACATTAATTCCTTTTGCCAGTGCCTTTACCATTATTGGCATTAGTACCCTACTGATGTTTCAAGATTTTTGGTTAGGGTTAAAAGTTTTGACCCTGACCATTATTGTGGGTCAAATTAATGATAATGTCATCGCCCCTCGGTTAATGGGAGGTATGATCGGACTTAATCCCGTCTGGATTATTCTATCTCTTTTTATCGGGGGCAAAGTGGCAGGAATTCTCGGTTTATTGATAGCAGTTCCCATCGCTAGTGTGCTGAAAAGTACCATCGATATCATCCGCTCGCAGCAACGGGAAAAAGAACCGGTAGTTTTCCTAGAAGAAACGGTGAAAAATTCCTCAGAGGAGGGCAAATAA
- the hisF gene encoding imidazole glycerol phosphate synthase subunit HisF, protein MLAKRILPCLDVNKGRVVKGVNFVNLQDAGDPVELARLYNQAGADELVFLDITATHEDRDTIIDVVYRTAEQVFIPLTVGGGIQSLENIKNLLRAGADKVSINSAAVREPELLDRASDRFGKQCLVVAIDARRRKDVHNPGWEVYVRGGRENTGIDALLWAQEVEKRGAGELLVTSMDADGTQAGYDLALTKAIAERVEIPVIASGGAGNCQHIYEALTEGRAEAALLASLLHYGQLTIAEVKNYLQNQQVPVR, encoded by the coding sequence ATGTTAGCGAAGCGGATTTTGCCTTGTTTGGATGTCAATAAAGGTCGGGTAGTTAAAGGAGTTAATTTCGTCAATCTTCAGGATGCTGGCGACCCCGTGGAGTTGGCCCGCTTGTATAATCAGGCAGGGGCCGATGAGTTGGTTTTTCTTGATATTACTGCTACCCATGAAGATCGCGACACGATTATTGATGTAGTCTATCGTACGGCGGAACAGGTTTTTATTCCTCTGACCGTGGGTGGCGGTATCCAATCCTTAGAAAATATTAAAAATTTGTTAAGAGCCGGGGCCGATAAAGTCAGCATTAACTCGGCTGCCGTGCGCGAGCCGGAATTGCTCGATCGAGCCAGCGATCGCTTTGGGAAACAGTGCCTTGTGGTGGCGATCGATGCTAGACGACGTAAGGATGTGCATAACCCCGGTTGGGAGGTTTATGTTCGGGGTGGACGCGAAAATACGGGTATTGATGCTTTATTATGGGCGCAAGAAGTGGAAAAACGCGGGGCGGGTGAGTTGTTAGTTACCAGTATGGATGCTGACGGCACGCAAGCGGGTTACGATCTGGCCTTGACAAAAGCGATCGCGGAAAGGGTGGAGATTCCTGTGATTGCTTCGGGAGGAGCAGGTAATTGTCAGCATATTTACGAAGCATTGACGGAAGGGCGGGCAGAAGCGGCTTTATTGGCTTCTTTGCTCCATTATGGTCAATTAACCATCGCTGAGGTTAAAAATTATCTGCAAAATCAACAGGTCCCCGTGCGTTAG
- the ruvB gene encoding Holliday junction branch migration DNA helicase RuvB, with the protein MAIKRSHNSPPAAEENLLTPNPTIEETEKAEAQIRPQSLEDYIGQQDLKANLKVTIAAAKARQEAIDHLLFYGPPGLGKTTMALILAAEMGVNCRITAAPALERPRDITGILINLQPRDILFIDEIHRLNRVTEELLYPAMEDYRLDVTIGKGQAAKIRSISLPPFTLIGATTKVGSLTSPLRDRFGMIQRLRFYTVEELTTIILRSATIFNIPMTEAGAIEIARRGRGTPRIANRLLKRVRDYVQVKGETMITPQLAAEGLNQLNVDSMGLDWTDRLVLKTMIEQFQGRPVGLEAVAAATGEDAKTIEEVYEPYLLQIGYLNRTPRGRVVTAAAYEHLGLLAKLPKNKDQSLPLFEL; encoded by the coding sequence ATGGCCATCAAACGATCGCACAATTCCCCCCCGGCTGCCGAGGAAAATCTGCTCACTCCCAATCCCACTATAGAAGAAACGGAAAAAGCAGAAGCGCAGATTCGTCCGCAATCCCTAGAGGATTATATCGGTCAACAGGACTTAAAGGCTAATCTAAAAGTCACCATCGCCGCGGCCAAAGCTAGACAAGAAGCGATCGATCATTTGCTCTTCTACGGACCGCCGGGGTTAGGAAAAACCACCATGGCTTTAATTTTAGCGGCTGAGATGGGAGTAAATTGCCGCATTACTGCCGCCCCCGCTTTAGAGCGTCCCCGGGACATTACCGGCATCCTGATCAATCTTCAACCCCGGGATATTCTTTTTATCGACGAAATTCATCGACTGAATCGGGTAACGGAGGAGTTATTATACCCCGCGATGGAGGATTATCGCCTAGATGTGACGATTGGCAAGGGTCAAGCGGCGAAAATTCGCAGTATTTCTTTACCTCCCTTTACTTTAATCGGTGCTACTACCAAAGTTGGCTCTTTAACTTCGCCTTTGCGCGACCGTTTTGGCATGATTCAACGTCTGCGCTTCTATACAGTCGAGGAATTGACCACAATTATTCTCCGAAGTGCCACTATTTTTAATATTCCCATGACTGAAGCGGGTGCGATCGAAATTGCCCGTCGCGGTCGGGGAACTCCACGCATTGCCAATCGTTTATTAAAACGGGTGCGCGACTATGTGCAGGTGAAGGGAGAAACTATGATTACCCCCCAGTTAGCCGCTGAGGGATTAAATCAATTAAATGTGGATTCTATGGGTTTAGATTGGACCGATCGATTAGTATTAAAGACGATGATCGAACAGTTTCAAGGCAGACCCGTGGGATTGGAAGCGGTAGCGGCAGCCACGGGAGAAGATGCCAAGACGATCGAGGAGGTGTATGAGCCTTATTTATTACAAATAGGTTATCTCAATCGTACTCCCCGGGGTCGCGTGGTGACGGCTGCCGCCTACGAACATTTAGGTTTACTGGCGAAATTGCCGAAAAATAAGGATCAGAGTTTACCTTTGTTTGAGTTGTAG